The Streptomyces sp. NBC_00775 genome includes the window CAGACCCCCGCATCCGGCCTGAACGGGCTTGTCCTCAAGCGCCGGACGGGCTGGGTGGTGCCGGCAAATACGGGGACGTCGACGGGAGGCCCAGGTCCGACGGGAGCAAAGAGCCCACCCAGCAGTCTCGGCGGACGCCTTTGTTGTTGAGGGCGGAGCGGAGGGTGCCTTCCAGGGTGAAGCCGGCGCGTTCGGCGACGGCGCGGGAGGCGGTGTTGCCGACCTCGGCGCGCCATTCGACTCGGTCGATGGACAGGTCCGTGAAGGCCCAGCGGGAGACGGCGACGGTGGCTTCGGTGGTGTAGCCGTTGCCGCGGTGTTGTTTTGCCGACCAGAAGCCGACCTCGCCGACGCCGAGGGAGCGCATGGTGAGGGCGAGCATGCCGACCAGATCCCCGGAGGGGAGGAAGACTCCGAAGGTGAACATGGAGCCGTCCGCCCAGCCGTCGGGCACCATCTGGTCCGTGAAGCTCATGGCGTGCTCGCGGAGGTAGGGCGACGGGATCGTCGTCCAGCGCTGGATGTCGGGATCCTGGACGGCGTCGTACACGGTGTCCGCGTCGTGCGGGCCCACGGTGCGCAGGGCGAGGCGGTCGGTGGTCAGGGTGACGGGGTCCATCGGCCGATTCTGCTCGGGCGACCGGAAGGGCGCCATTCCTTTGCTGTGAGTGAGAGGCCCGTTACTTTTCGAAGCGGGAACGCGGCACCTTCAGCAACCCCTGTCCGTTGTCTTAGTGGCTGTCCCAGGCAGACCTCCCGGCGCGGTGTGGTCCTCGCTTACGATGGCCGTTGCTCAAGCTGCTATTGAACTGTCATTGAAACCGACCGTCCCAGGCCCGACCGGCAAGGAGACAAACCCCCGTGTCCGTCCTCTCGAAGATCATGCGTGCAGGCGAAGGCAAGATCCTGCGCAAGCTGCACCGCATCGCGGACCAGGTCGCCTCCATCGAAGAGGACTTCGTCGACCTCTCCGACGCCGAGCTGCGGGCCCTCACCGCTGAGTACAAGCAGCGGTACGCCGACGGCGAAAGCCTCGACGACCTGCTGCCCGAGGCGTTCGCGACCGTCCGCGAGGCGGCCAAGCGTGTCCTCGGCCAGCGCCACTACGACGTGCAGATGATGGGTGGCGCCGCGCTCCACCTCGGCTACGTCGCGGAGATGAAGACCGGTGAGGGCAAGACGCTCGTCGGCACCCTGCCCGCGTATCTGAACGCCCTCTCCGGAGAAGGCGTTCACCTCATCACGGTCAACGACTACCTGGCCGAGCGCGACTCCGAAATGATGGGGCGCGTCCACAAGTTCCTCGGGCTCGAGGTCGGCTGCATCCTCGCCAACATGACGCCGGCCCAGCGCCGCGAGCAGTACGCGTGCGACATCACCTACGGCACGAACAACGAGTTCGGCTTCGACTACCTGCGCGACAACATGGCGTGGTCGCAGGACGAACTGGTGCAGCGCGGCCACAACTTCGCGATCGTCGACGAGGTCGACTCCATCCTCGTCGACGAGGCCCGTACGCCGCTGATCATCTCCGGCCCGGCCGACCAGGCCACCAAGTGGTACGGCGACTTCGCCAAGCTGGTCACCCGCCTGAAGAAGGGCGAGGCGGGCAACTCCCTCAAGGGCATCGAGGAGACCGGGGACTACGAGGTCGACGAGAAGAAGCGCACCGTCGCCATCCACGAGCCCGGCGTCTCCAAGGTCGAGGACTGGCTGGGCATCGACAACCTCTACGAGTCGGTCAACACCCCGCTTGTGGGCTACCTGAACAACGCCATCAAGGCCAAGGAGCTCTTCAAGAAGGACAAGGACTACGTCGTCATCGACGGCGAAGTCATGATCGTCGACGAGCACACCGGCCGTATCCTCGCCGGTCGCCGTTACAACGAGGGCATGCACCAGGCGATCGAGGCGAAGGAAGGGGTGGACATCAAGGACGAGAACCAGACGCTCGCCACGATCACCCTGCAGAACTTCTTCCGCCTCTACAAGCGCCACGACCAGGAGGGCAAGGAACTGCCCGGCCTCTCCGGCATGACCGGTACGGCGATGACCGAGGCCGCCGAGTTCCACCAGATCTACAAGCTCGGCGTCGTCCCGATCCCGACCAACCGGCCGATGGTCCGCAAGGACCAGTCCGACCTGATCTACCGCACCGAGGTCGCGAAGTTCGAGGCGGTCGTCGACGACATCGCCGAGAAGCACGAGAAGGGCCAGCCGATCCTCGTCGGTACGACGTCGGTCGAGAAGTCCGAGTACCTCTCGCAGCAGCTGAGCAAGCGCGGTATTCAGCACGAAGTGCTGAACGCCAAGCAGCACGACCGGGAGGCGACGATCGTCGCCCAGGCCGGCCGCAAGGGCGCCGTCACCGTGGCCACGAACATGGCCGGCCGTGGTACGGACATCAAGCTCGGCGGCAACCCCGACGACCTCGCCGAGGCCGAGCTGCGCCAGCGCGGCATCGACCCCGAGGAGCACATCGAGGAGTGGGCCGCCGCGCTGCCCGCCGCCCTGGAGCGCGCCGAGAAGGCCGTGAAGGCGGAGTTCGAGGAGGTCAAGGAGCTCGGTGGGCTCTACGTCCTCGGCACCGAGCGCCACGAGTCGCGTCGTATCGACAACCAGCTGCGCGGTCGCTCCGGCCGTCAGGGCGACCCGGGCGAGTCCCGCTTCTACCTGTCGCTGGGCGACGACCTGATGAGGCTCTTCAAGGCCCAGATGGTCGAGCGCGTGATGTCGATGGCGAACGTCCCCGACGACGTGCCGATCGAGAACAAGATGGTCACGCGCGCGATCGCGTCCGCCCAGTCGCAGGTCGAGCAGCAGAACTTCGAGACCCGTAAGAACGTTCTGAAGTACGACGAGGTCCTCAACCGGCAGCGCGAGGTCATCTACGGCGAGCGCCGCCGCGTCCTGGAGGGCGAGGACCTGCAGGACCAGGTCGTGCACTTCATGGACGACACGATCGACGCGTACATCGCGGCCGAGACCGCCGAGGGCTTCGCCGAGGAATGGGACGTGGACCGGCTGTGGGGCGCCTTCAAGCAGCTCTACCCGGTGAAGGTCACGGTCGACGAGCTGGAGGAAGCGGCCGGTGACCGTGCCGGTCTGACCGCCGAGTTCATCTCCGAGTCCATCAAGGACGACATCCACGAGCAGTACGAGGGCCGTGAGGGCCAGCTCGGCTCCGAGATCATGCGTGAGCTGGAGCGCCGCGTCGTGCTGTCGGTCCTGGACCGCAAGTGGCGCGAGCACCTCTACGAGATGGACTACCTCCAGGAGGGCATCGGCCTGCGCGCGATGGCGCAGAAGGACCCGCTGGTCGAGTACCAGCGCGAGGGCTTCGACATGTTCTCCGCCATGATGGACGGCATCAAGGAGGAGTCCGTCGGCTACCTGTTCAACCTGGAGGTCCAGGTCGAGCAGCAGGTCGAGGAGGTCCCGGTCGAGGACTCCGCGCCTTCCCTCAACAAGGAGGACGTCGTCACGGCGGGTGCGCGTCCCGAAATCCGTGCCAAGGGGCTCGACGCTCCGCAGCGTCCCGACCGGCTGCACTTCTCCGCGCCGACCGTGGACGGCGAGGGCGGCATCGTCGAAGGCGACTTCGCCAGCGACGACGACGACGTCGTGCGCTCCGAGGCGGACGGCCTCACGCGCGCGGAGCGCCGCAAGCAGCAGAAGGGCGCGCGTCGCCGCAAGAAGTGACGGTCGCCGCGCGCGGGCGGTAGCTCCGCCACCGCGCGGTTTCCATCGATGACGTAGTGAGGGCCGGGCACCTTCGGGTGCCCGGCCCTCGGCGTTGTCCAGCTGCGGCTCGGCTGTCCGGTGTCGCCTGGGCAGGGGCTCTCGGGCGTGGGCTGCCTGAGTGAGGGCTCTCAGACGTGGGCTGCCTGTGTGGGGGCGCTCAGCCGGCGGCTGCCTGAGTGGGGGCTCGCGGGCGTCGGCGCTTCCTGGCAGGGGCTCTCGGCGGCGCTTCCCGGGCAGGTGCTCAGTCGTCGTCCGCGCGGGGCATGCGGGGGCCGCCGAGTTCCACCGCCGTGCAGCGCCAGCGGAGGTCGGGGCCCTGTTCGAGGCGGAAGGCCATGGCGCGCAGCTGCTCACCGGCGCCGATGCGGGCGAAGGCCTCGATCGCGCCGGGGCGCGGCTCGTAGTAGCCGATGTCGCGGACGACCGGCCGGGTGCCGCGGGCACGCAGGGGGCCGCGTTCGGCGAGCCAGGCCAGTTCGTCGTAGGCGCGCCCCGCGGTGTGGCGCAGCATGCAGTGGACGGGGCGTTGGCCGCTCAGGACGGCGAGCAGGCGGTCGGCGAAGAGGTCGGTGGGGCGGGGCTGGGGCGCGGGCCTCCGGAAGCCTTGGGCGGGGGCGGTGAGGGCCGGGGCTCCGCCGCCCGGTGACAGCACGGTGGCGTCCCTCGGCGGGAGGAGAAGGCTGCCACTGGGGGACGCGGAGCGCAGCGGGCTGTGGGCGGGCGTCGTACGGGCAGGGCTACGGGTCGGTGCTCCCGGCGGGCGACCTCCTCCCGGTGCCGTCGGCGGTCGGCTTCGGTTCGGCGCCCCCGGCAGGCGACCTCCGCCGGGTCCGGCCGGCGGGCGGCCTCCACTCGGCCCCACCGGCAGGAGGGCGCCGTCCGGAGCGCCTGGCGGGCGGGTGCCGGTCGGTGCCGTCGCCTGGCCGGTCGTGGTCGGCGTCGTCCGCGAGGTGGCCGTGCCGGGCCGTGGCGGTGGGCTGTCGACCGGGGGCCCGGCGGGGATGCCCGCTCCCGGGGCGCGTGGCGGGGTGCCCGGGCGGCGGGTGTCCTGCCGGCCGGGCGGGCGGCTGCCCGGGAGGCGCTTCGTCCTGGTCATCACCTTGTTCATGTGGCGTCCCCGCTCGCTGGGGCCCGGTTGATACCGGGCGGTAACTTTCGTGTTGGGGATCTTGTACGAGGCGGGAGCGGGCCGCCGCAAGGACGCCGGACGCGCGCCGGAGCGGCCGGGGAGTTCACCTATCAGGGTGGCCCGGAGGTTCGGGAGCCTTGGCGGGAGCGGGGGGTGCCGGGTGAATCCGTGGCGCGGGGTGGACGCCGCGGAGGGTGCGGCCGGGGACTCGAAAGGGGACGCCCGCACGTATCCTGAAGGCCCTCCAGGGAGGCGCGCGACCGCCCTCCCCGGAGCCCTCCGACTACGAAAGCGGCCAGCCATGCGCGTCTACGTCCCCCTGACCCTCTCCGGTCTCGCCGAGGCGTACAAGACGGGGGAGCTGGAGGCGGGCCCGTTCGTCGCGTACGCCGTCACGCCCGCGTTGCGTGAGTGGTACCTCTCCGACGACATCGAGGAGCTCGAGTACGCGGCGCTGAACCGTGCCGCGCTGGCCTCGCTGCGGCTGATCGCGGTCGATCCGGGGGCGGTGCGGCGGCGGGTCGTCGTCGCGGTCGACGTCCCCGACGGGGCCGCGGTCGCCGATCCCGACCGGGGGCTCGATCCCGCGGCGCTCGGTGAGGTGCGGGTCTCCCAGGCCATGCCCCTGTCCAAGGCGGCCGCCGTGCACGTCGACTCGGCCGACGCCGAGGCGGATGTCACCGCCGCGGCCCAGGCGCTGGGCGCGGCGGACGTCGGGGACGACGACGCCCAGTTCATTGTCGACGGGGCCGAGGACCATGAGCTGCTGTGGTTCGCCACGCAGGAGATCCCCAATCTGGTGGGACTGGGGGACTGACCGGCTCCCGACAGGCTCCCGGCTCCCTAGTTCCGACAGGCTCCCGGCTCCCCTCTTCCGACCGGCTCCCCCCTGCTCGCGGCCCGGCGCGCACGCACCCCGGCACTCCACGTGCCCCCAGGTATTTCCAGGCCTCGCGGGGCGTTGTCAGTGGCGGCGGGTACGTTCTTGTGTATGGGGACGAACGAATCCGCGCACATTGTGTGGGACTGGAACGGCACGCTGTTCCACGACAATGACGCGATCATCGGGGCGACGAACGCGGCGTTCGCCGAGCTGGGGCTGGAGCCGATCACGCTGGAGCGGTACCGGGCGTTGTACTGCGTGCCCGTGCCGAAGTTCTATGAGCGGCTGATGGGGCGGCTGCCGACGGATGCCGAGTGGCAGGTCATGGACGAGACCTTCCACCGCTACTACACGGAGCACCGGATAGCGTGCGAGCTCACCGAGGGTGTGCCGGCGCTGCTCGCCGAGTGGGGGTCGGCGGGGCGCAGTCAGTCGATCCTCAGCATGTACGGGCATGACGAGCTGGTCCCGCTGGTGCGAGGGTTCGGGATCGAGCCGCATTTCATACGGGTCGACGGGCGGACCGGCCCCTCCGGCGGCAGCAAGGCCGAGCACATGGTGCGGCACCTGGGCGCGCTCGACGGTGTGCGGCCGTCCCGCGTGGTGGTGATCGGCGATGCGGCCGACGACGGGATCGCCGCCCGGCATGTGGGTGCGCGGGCGGTCCTCTACACCGGGGGTTCCCACAGTCGCGCCAGCCTGGAGGAGGTGGGCGTGCCCGTGGTGGACAGCCTGGCGGAGGCCGTCGAGGAGGCCGAGCGGCTGGCGGCCTGAGCGGAGCCGGAGGGTGACGGGCGGTCTGAGCGGTGGTCTCGTCCCGGGGTGCGGCGAGGCAAACGCCCGCCGTCTCGTCCCGGTGGCGCGGCGGCCGTCCCCGTCGCCAGGACAGCCGCCGCCCCCGTCGCGTCAGGTCACCGGAGCCTTCGCGCGCAGCACCGTCAGGAACTCGCGCATCCAGCCAGAGTGGTCCGGCCAGGCGCGGGCGGAGACCAGGGTGCCGTCGACCACCGCCTCGGCGTCCTGGAAGGTCGCGCCGGCCGCCTGCATGTCGAGTTCCAGCGCGGGATAGGCCGTGACGCGCCGGCCGCGCAGGGCGTCGACCGCCGCCGTCAGAAGGGGGCCGTGGCAGATCTGGGCCACGGGCCTGTCCGTGTCGAAGAAGGACTTGAGGATCTTGCGGAGTTCGGGGTCGTTGCGGAGGTATTCCGGGGCCCGGCCGCCGGGGATGACGACGGCGACGTAGTCGCCGGGGTCGACCTCCGAGAACGCGAGGTCCGCGGGCCAGGTGTAGCCGGGCTTCTCCGTGTACGTGTCGAAGCCGGGTTCGAAGTCGTGGACCACGAACTGGAGCTGCTTGCGGGTGGGGGCGGCGATATGGACCTCGTAACCCTCTTCGCGCAGGCGCTGGTAGGGGTACAGGACCTCCAGTGATTCCGCCGCGTCACCGGTGACGATCAGGATCTTCGCTGTCATGTCGCTCCGCTCCCGTCAGCTGTGCTTGCGCCTCCGTTGGCCGTCCCGGTCAACGTGCCTCCGCGGGCGGGGCTTGCCAAGGGGCCGTGCGCTTTCCAGTATCCGACGTGGGTGCCGAGCGCGGGAGAGTGCACCGGCCGGAGGGCACACCGGCCGGCGTACGCGGGGAGCCGTCTTCCGCGGGACGGGCGCCACCCTCCCCTGCGGCCCTGCGGCCCTGCGGGCTCAGGACCCCAGTGGCCCGCCTGCTCGCGCCCACGGCCGTGCCCGGATGCTCACGCCCACGACCGTGGGGGACTGCACGCGTCCGCCCGTTTCGTCCCTGTGCATACTGTCAAAGTTCCACCCCCGGTTTTGTACACATACGGCTCATGACGACCCCCCGGTAGGGGGCGATAGCCTTGTGGCGTGATCAGCGCGATATCTCGCGGGGGCATCGTCGCCCCTGCCCTGCGCCCGGTGAGCACGGACCACATCCGTGACCGGGCGGCGGTCGCTGATCTTTGTGGGCGGGACGGGACGGCGATCGCGGCACACGCGGCACACGCACTCCGGACGCCGAGGACACCCCGGGAACGGACGTCGCCGAGAGCAGCGTCACAGTCTTCAGGGGCGCCGAAATTGGCCGATAACCCACCGCTCATCTCACCTTGCGGCATAGCGTCGGAGCAGACCGGACACCCCGCGTCTCGGCGTTACGTCGGAAGCGAAGAGACCGTACTTCCTTCAACGTCACGCAACGGCGCGCGACAGGAGCCAGAGGACAATGCAGACCAAGCTGGACGAAGCAAAGGCCGAGCTGCTCGAACGGGCCGCCCGGGTAGCTGAGAACAGCCCGGTCGGGGGGCACCTACCGACTGGGACGACGGGCGAGGGCACACCCGACCGGGACACCGTGCTCGCGTTCCTCCAGCGCTACTACCTGCACACCGCCCCGGAGGACCTCACCGACCGCGACCCGGTCGATGTCTTCGGAGCCGCCTTCTCGCACTACCGGCTGGCCGAGAACCGCCCGCAGGGCACGGCCAACGTGCGGGTCCACACCCCGACCGTCGAAGAGAACGGCTGGATGTGTAGCCACTCCGTCGTCGAGGTCGTCACCGACGACATGCCTTTCCTCGTCGACTCGGTCACCAATGAGCTTTCGCGGCAGGGGCGCGGCATTCATGTCGTGATCCACCCGCAGTTCGTCGTACGGCGTGATCTGACCGGCGAGCTCATCGAGGTGCTGCCCGGCCGGCCCGCCGCCGAGGAGCTTCCGCACGACACCCACGTCGAGTCCTGGATCCACGTCGAGATCGACCGTGAGACGGACCGCTCCGATCTGAAGCAGATCACCGCCGATCTGCTGCGCGTCCTGTCCGACGTCCGCGAGTCCGTCGAGGACTGGGAGAAGATGCGCGACTCCGCGCTGCGCATGGCGGAGGAGCTGCCCAAGGAGCCGACCGCGGACGACCTGCGCGACCAGGAGGTCGAGGAGGCCCGTGAGCTGCTGCGCTGGCTCGCGGACGACCACTTCACCTTCCTGGGGTACCGGGAGTACCAGCTGCGCGACGACGACTCGCTCGCCGCCGTGCCCGGCACCGGACTCGGCATCCTGCGCTCCGACCCGCACCACGCCGGCGAGGACAGCCACCCGGTCAGCCCGTCCTTCGAGCGGCTGCCCGCCGACGCCCGCGCCAAGGCCCGCGAGCACAAGCTGCTGGTGCTGACCAAGGCCAACAGCCGGGCGACCGTGCACCGGCCGTCCTACCTCGACTACGTCGGGGTCAAGAAGTTCGACGAGCACGGCAACGTCATCGGGGAGCGGCGTTTCCTCGGGCTCTTCTCGTCCGCCGCGTACACCGAGTCCGTGCGGCGCGTCCCCGTCGTACGCCGCAAGGTGGACGAAGTCCTCAGGGGCGCCGGGTTCTCGCCCAACAGCCACGACGGGCGCGACCTCCTCCAGATCCTGGAGACGTACCCGCGCGACGAGCTCTTCCAGACGCCCCCCGACGAGCTGCGCTCCATCGTCACCTCCGTGCTCTACCTCCAGGAGCGGCGCCGGCTGCGGCTCTACCTGCGCCAGGACGAGTACGGGCGTTACTACTCCGCCCTCGTCTACCTGCCGCGCGACCGCTACACCACCGGCGTACGCCTGCGGATCATCGACATCCTCAAGGAAGAGCTCAACGGCACCAGCGTCGACTTCACGGCCTGGAACACCGAGTCGATCCTGTCCCGGCTGCACTTCGTGGTCCGCGTCGAGCCGGGCACCGAGCTGCCGCAGCTGTCCGACGTCGACAAGGACCGCATCGAGGCGCGGCTCGTCGAGGCCGCCCGCTCCTGGGCCGACGGCTTCGCGGAGGCGCTGACCGCCGAGTGCGGCGAGGAGCGCGCCGCCGAACTGCTGCGCCGGTACGGCAACGCGTTCCCCGAGGGCTACAAGGCCGACCACAACCCGCGCGCCGCCGTCGCCGACCTGGTCCATCTGGAAGCGCTCACGCGCGACGCGAGCAAGGACTTCGCGCTCAGCCTGTACGAGCCGGTGGGCGCCGCGCCCGGCGAGCGCCGTTTCAAGATCTACCGCACCGGCGAGCAGGTCTCGCTCTCCGCCGTGCTGCCCGCCCTGAACCGCATGGGCGTCGAGGTCACCGACGAGCGGCCGTACGAGCTGCGCTGCTCGGACCGGACGACCGCCTGGATCTACGACTTCGGGCTGCGCCTGCCCAAGTCCATGAACGGCAACGGCGACTCCCTCGGTGATGACGGCCGTGAGCGGTTCCAGGAGGCCTTCGCCGCCACCTGGACCGGGCAGGCCGAGAACGACGGCTTCAACGCCCTCGTGCTGAGCGCCGCGCTGACCTGGCGCCAGGCGATGGTGCTGCGCGCGTACGCGAAGTACCTGCGTCAGGCCGGTTCCACGTTCAGCCAGGACTACATGGAGGACACCCTCCGCAACAACGTCCACACCACCCGGCTGCTCGTCTCGCTGTTCGAGGCGCGGATGTCGCCGGACCGCCAGCGCGCCGGCGTCGAGCTGACCGACGCCCTGATGGAGGAGCTGGACGCGGCGCTCGACCAGGTCGCGTCCCTGGACGAGGACCGGATCCTGCGATCCTTCCTCAACCTCATCAAGGCGACCCTGCGCACGAACTTCTTCCAGGAGGCGCTCGGCGCCAAGCCGCACGAGTACGTCTCCATGAAGTTCGACCCGCAGGCCATCCCGGAGCTTCCGGCGCCGCGCCCGGCGTACGAGATCTGGGTGTACTCGCCGCGTGTCGAGGGCGTGCACCTGCGGTTCGGCAAGGTCGCGCGAGGCGGTCTGCGCTGGTCCGACCGGCGTGAGGACTTCCGGACGGAGATCCTCGGCCTGGTGAAGGCGCAGATGGTGAAGAACACCGTCATCGTGCCCGTCGGAGCCAAGGGCGGCTTCGTCGCCAAGCAGCTGCCCGACCCGTCCGTGGACCGTGACGCCTGGCTGGCCGAGGGCATCCGCAGCTACCGGATGTTCATCTCCGCCCTGCTCGACATCACCGACAACATGGTCGGCGGGGAGGTCGTGCCCCCGGCGGACGTGGTCCGTCACGACGGGGACGACACCTACCTCGTCGTCGCCGCCGACAAGGGCACCGCGACCTTCTCGGACATCGCCAACGAGGTCGCGGAGAGCTACAACTTCTGGCTCGGCGACGCCTTCGCGTCCGGCGGCTCCGCCGGTTACGACCACAAGAAGATGGGCATCACCGCGCGCGGTGCCTGGGAGTCCGTGAAGCGGCACTTCCGGGAGCTGGGCGTCAACACCCAGACCCAGGACTTCACCGTGGTCGGCGTCGGCGACATGTCCGGTGACGTGTTCGGCAACGGCATGCTGCTCAGCGAGCACATCCGGCTCGTCGCGGCCTTCGACCACCGGCACATCTTCATCGACCCGCACCCGGACGCGGAGACCTCGTACGCCGAGCGCCGCCGCCTCTTCGAGCTGCCGCGCTCGTCGTGGGCCGACTACAACAGCGAGCTGATCTCGTCCGGCGGCGGTGTCTTCCCGCGTACCGCCAAGGCGATCCCGATCAACGCGCATGTCCGCGAGGCCCTCGGCATCGAGTCCGGCATCGTCAAGATGACCCCGGCCGACCTGATGAAGGCCATCCTCCAGGCGCAGGTCGACCTGCTGTGGAACGGCGGCATCGGTACGTATGTGAAGTCGCACGCCGAGTCGCACGCCGATGTCGGCGACAAGGCCAACGACGCGATCCGCGTGGACGGCGCCGATCTGCGCGTCCGGGTCGTCGGCGAGGGCGGCAACCTGGGTCTGACCCAGCTCGGCCGGATCGAGTTTGCCCAGCACGGCGGCAAGATCAACACGGACGCCATCGACAACAGCGCGGGCGTGGACACCTCCGACCACGAGGTGAACATCAA containing:
- a CDS encoding GNAT family N-acetyltransferase, with translation MDPVTLTTDRLALRTVGPHDADTVYDAVQDPDIQRWTTIPSPYLREHAMSFTDQMVPDGWADGSMFTFGVFLPSGDLVGMLALTMRSLGVGEVGFWSAKQHRGNGYTTEATVAVSRWAFTDLSIDRVEWRAEVGNTASRAVAERAGFTLEGTLRSALNNKGVRRDCWVGSLLPSDLGLPSTSPYLPAPPSPSGA
- the secA gene encoding preprotein translocase subunit SecA, translated to MSVLSKIMRAGEGKILRKLHRIADQVASIEEDFVDLSDAELRALTAEYKQRYADGESLDDLLPEAFATVREAAKRVLGQRHYDVQMMGGAALHLGYVAEMKTGEGKTLVGTLPAYLNALSGEGVHLITVNDYLAERDSEMMGRVHKFLGLEVGCILANMTPAQRREQYACDITYGTNNEFGFDYLRDNMAWSQDELVQRGHNFAIVDEVDSILVDEARTPLIISGPADQATKWYGDFAKLVTRLKKGEAGNSLKGIEETGDYEVDEKKRTVAIHEPGVSKVEDWLGIDNLYESVNTPLVGYLNNAIKAKELFKKDKDYVVIDGEVMIVDEHTGRILAGRRYNEGMHQAIEAKEGVDIKDENQTLATITLQNFFRLYKRHDQEGKELPGLSGMTGTAMTEAAEFHQIYKLGVVPIPTNRPMVRKDQSDLIYRTEVAKFEAVVDDIAEKHEKGQPILVGTTSVEKSEYLSQQLSKRGIQHEVLNAKQHDREATIVAQAGRKGAVTVATNMAGRGTDIKLGGNPDDLAEAELRQRGIDPEEHIEEWAAALPAALERAEKAVKAEFEEVKELGGLYVLGTERHESRRIDNQLRGRSGRQGDPGESRFYLSLGDDLMRLFKAQMVERVMSMANVPDDVPIENKMVTRAIASAQSQVEQQNFETRKNVLKYDEVLNRQREVIYGERRRVLEGEDLQDQVVHFMDDTIDAYIAAETAEGFAEEWDVDRLWGAFKQLYPVKVTVDELEEAAGDRAGLTAEFISESIKDDIHEQYEGREGQLGSEIMRELERRVVLSVLDRKWREHLYEMDYLQEGIGLRAMAQKDPLVEYQREGFDMFSAMMDGIKEESVGYLFNLEVQVEQQVEEVPVEDSAPSLNKEDVVTAGARPEIRAKGLDAPQRPDRLHFSAPTVDGEGGIVEGDFASDDDDVVRSEADGLTRAERRKQQKGARRRKK
- a CDS encoding Rv3235 family protein; amino-acid sequence: MLSPGGGAPALTAPAQGFRRPAPQPRPTDLFADRLLAVLSGQRPVHCMLRHTAGRAYDELAWLAERGPLRARGTRPVVRDIGYYEPRPGAIEAFARIGAGEQLRAMAFRLEQGPDLRWRCTAVELGGPRMPRADDD
- a CDS encoding DUF6912 family protein, which codes for MRVYVPLTLSGLAEAYKTGELEAGPFVAYAVTPALREWYLSDDIEELEYAALNRAALASLRLIAVDPGAVRRRVVVAVDVPDGAAVADPDRGLDPAALGEVRVSQAMPLSKAAAVHVDSADAEADVTAAAQALGAADVGDDDAQFIVDGAEDHELLWFATQEIPNLVGLGD
- a CDS encoding HAD family hydrolase; protein product: MGTNESAHIVWDWNGTLFHDNDAIIGATNAAFAELGLEPITLERYRALYCVPVPKFYERLMGRLPTDAEWQVMDETFHRYYTEHRIACELTEGVPALLAEWGSAGRSQSILSMYGHDELVPLVRGFGIEPHFIRVDGRTGPSGGSKAEHMVRHLGALDGVRPSRVVVIGDAADDGIAARHVGARAVLYTGGSHSRASLEEVGVPVVDSLAEAVEEAERLAA
- a CDS encoding DJ-1/PfpI family protein, with translation MTAKILIVTGDAAESLEVLYPYQRLREEGYEVHIAAPTRKQLQFVVHDFEPGFDTYTEKPGYTWPADLAFSEVDPGDYVAVVIPGGRAPEYLRNDPELRKILKSFFDTDRPVAQICHGPLLTAAVDALRGRRVTAYPALELDMQAAGATFQDAEAVVDGTLVSARAWPDHSGWMREFLTVLRAKAPVT
- a CDS encoding NAD-glutamate dehydrogenase, yielding MQTKLDEAKAELLERAARVAENSPVGGHLPTGTTGEGTPDRDTVLAFLQRYYLHTAPEDLTDRDPVDVFGAAFSHYRLAENRPQGTANVRVHTPTVEENGWMCSHSVVEVVTDDMPFLVDSVTNELSRQGRGIHVVIHPQFVVRRDLTGELIEVLPGRPAAEELPHDTHVESWIHVEIDRETDRSDLKQITADLLRVLSDVRESVEDWEKMRDSALRMAEELPKEPTADDLRDQEVEEARELLRWLADDHFTFLGYREYQLRDDDSLAAVPGTGLGILRSDPHHAGEDSHPVSPSFERLPADARAKAREHKLLVLTKANSRATVHRPSYLDYVGVKKFDEHGNVIGERRFLGLFSSAAYTESVRRVPVVRRKVDEVLRGAGFSPNSHDGRDLLQILETYPRDELFQTPPDELRSIVTSVLYLQERRRLRLYLRQDEYGRYYSALVYLPRDRYTTGVRLRIIDILKEELNGTSVDFTAWNTESILSRLHFVVRVEPGTELPQLSDVDKDRIEARLVEAARSWADGFAEALTAECGEERAAELLRRYGNAFPEGYKADHNPRAAVADLVHLEALTRDASKDFALSLYEPVGAAPGERRFKIYRTGEQVSLSAVLPALNRMGVEVTDERPYELRCSDRTTAWIYDFGLRLPKSMNGNGDSLGDDGRERFQEAFAATWTGQAENDGFNALVLSAALTWRQAMVLRAYAKYLRQAGSTFSQDYMEDTLRNNVHTTRLLVSLFEARMSPDRQRAGVELTDALMEELDAALDQVASLDEDRILRSFLNLIKATLRTNFFQEALGAKPHEYVSMKFDPQAIPELPAPRPAYEIWVYSPRVEGVHLRFGKVARGGLRWSDRREDFRTEILGLVKAQMVKNTVIVPVGAKGGFVAKQLPDPSVDRDAWLAEGIRSYRMFISALLDITDNMVGGEVVPPADVVRHDGDDTYLVVAADKGTATFSDIANEVAESYNFWLGDAFASGGSAGYDHKKMGITARGAWESVKRHFRELGVNTQTQDFTVVGVGDMSGDVFGNGMLLSEHIRLVAAFDHRHIFIDPHPDAETSYAERRRLFELPRSSWADYNSELISSGGGVFPRTAKAIPINAHVREALGIESGIVKMTPADLMKAILQAQVDLLWNGGIGTYVKSHAESHADVGDKANDAIRVDGADLRVRVVGEGGNLGLTQLGRIEFAQHGGKINTDAIDNSAGVDTSDHEVNIKILLNAVVANGDLTVKQRNKQLAEMTDEVGALVLRNNYAQNVAISNALAQSPSMLHAQQRFLRHLVREGHLDRALEFLPTERQIRERLNSGQGLTGPETAVLLAYTKITVSDELLATSLPDDAYLQSLLFAYFPTALREKFREQIEAHALSREIVTTVLVNDTVNTGGTSFLHRLREETGASLEEIVRAQTAARAIFESSKVWDAVEALDSIVAADVQTRIRLHSRRLVERGTRWLLNNRPQPLQLAETITFFSDGVEQVWSELPKLLRGADLEWYQQIYDELSGAGVPDELATRVAGFSSAFPTLDIVAVADRTGKDPMAVAEVYYDLADRLGITQLMDRIIELPRADRWQSMARASIREDLYAAHAALTADVLAVGNGTSTPEQRFKAWEEKNAAILGRARTTLEEIQGSDSFDLANLSVAMRTMRTLLRTHS